AAGCTCCTGGAATGAAATTTTTGGCAAACTCATTCAACAAGTCTAATAATAATTACATCAGGGGGAGGGATCATGGGATAGTATTTAATAATTGTACTTTGAACCATATTAAAATAAACAGTGGTCTTGGTGAAGCTGGTTCAGGTAAATATATGTTTAACCCCGTTGAGTATTTTTCTGATCGCATTGAAAGAAGATCGAGAACTCTTAAGTTAGATGATAATTTTATTAAATGTGCAGACAATATTAATAAAGGTATTAACTCTTCATATAGCAATGAAAATACAGAGAATAATAACATTTTCTTTAAAAATAGTCGTTTGCACGGGGCGGATCTGGGCTATTGTTACAGAGAGGACAGACTCGAAGGCTGTGCTATCGATTCTGCTACAATTTATTCACAAGGTAGTCTTACCGATAAAAAATACATTTATATGAATATAGATGGAGCTATAAGTAAAGAACAAATACCTAATTTCATAAATCAGGCAGATGCTCTATATAAAGACATAGGGGAACTTGAAAAATCCTTGCCAAATACTCGGCTAATATATGAAAAAGCATTTGCAGAATTACAGTCGTTTTTAGCCGCACTCTATAATGAAAATGGATCGTTTAAAGAGGAATTTTCTTTTGATATTGAAAAAGCTAATTTTTTTATCTTCAAAGATATGCATGGTAGGGCACAACATATCATTAACAATATGATGGGACGTGACAGAATTAACTTTGTTGAATCTGTCATAAAAGAAAAAACTTCGCAGTCAAATGCACAAGAAGATCTTAAATATTCAGAAGAATTTATCCGAAAAGAAAGGCAAGAGTCTCATAACCAATTTGATAGAAATTTAAATTTCAAATTTAAAGATCTTGTCCACCTATTTGACGATGTTGATATAGACAAAATAGAGCTAAAAAAACAACTAGAAAAAATAAAATCTTTTAAAGAACTTTACGACTCAGCACTCAATAATTTTGCTTTCGATTTTCAAAATTTAGCAGATATATTTAAAATTAACAAGGAAAGTTTAACCAAATATTATCAGGAAGTAAAAGAGTCCAATGAAGGTTACGAGGACATATTGCAAAAAATTAACGAATTAACAAAAGAACATAATAAAATTGTGAAAGAGAAAGCACAACTAGTTAGTGAAAACAAAGATAATTTGACGCGTAATGATATACAAAGAAAATTAAATAACTTTAAGATTGATATTGATAAAATAGATGATGAAATACGAACTTACCAGGATATTGTTCAAAATTATAGTCGGGAGAAAAAATATAAAAAGTATAAAAAACTCAGTGAAATAATCTTGAATATTATTACATGGTTCGATAAATATCCCGATATTGTGAAAAATATAACCCAGGCTTAGCTAAGCAGAGAGTGATTGACTGGACGAATAACGACATAAATTTTTGAAAGGGAAACATACGCTTACTCATCAGACACTTGGTAGTCTTTATCTCAAACCAGCGTGACTGATGTGTAAGGGTTAAAGTTCGGAGCAATTAACGCGCTATATCCCAGCCGCGTGCCTTCCAGAGCGCAGGCAGCTGCCCCAGCTCGGTAAAGGTGGTGACTTTAGGGTGAACGATTGGTTTATTGTGCGGGTCAGCGCAGAAGTAAAACACTTCCATTCCGGCATCGATTCCTGATTGCGCACCGGCGCTGGAGTCATCGACCAGAATGCAGTTTTCAACGTTCACATTCATCGCTTTTGCCGCATGGAACATTAATGCCGGGTCAGGCTTCCAACGCTGAATGTCGTAACCACTGAACAGTTTTTCCGGGAAGTAGTGCAGCATATTGAGCTTACCAAGCGAATGCTGCATTTTGCTCACCGGGCCATTAGAAACCACGCACATCGGCACGTTAACGCTCGCCAGCAATTCGTTCGCTCCCGTGATGACCTCTAGTTCGCTATCAAACAGGCGGGTGACTTCTGCGCGGTAAACGTGCTCTGCATCGGCCTGGACCATCGTCACGCCCTGCTCTTTACTGATGATATCGATGATTTCATAGAGTTTTACGCCTTTAAAACGGGTAAAAATCTCTTCCAGGTCAACATGAATGCCAAATTCCCTGAACATCGTGACATAGGCGCGAGAGCAAATGACCTCGCTATCGACCAGCGTACCGTCGCAGTCGAAAAATACCGCTTCTATCTGGGACATGTCTTTCCTTTATCGTTAGTTTAACGTTTTCGTCATGCAAATTTGCACAACGCAATCGTTGCCGTATAAGCAAATACAATGAAAAAAAGTTATCTTCAGCCGTCCATATTGTCTCATTTTGGTATACGATAGCGACGGATTTTCCCTCCTTAGTTCGGAAATAGATAATGAGTCAACAACACACAACCCAGGCTTCTGGTCAGGGGATGCTGGAACGCGTGTTTAAACTGCGCGAACATGGAACGACGGCTCGGACCGAAGTGATCGCCGGTTTTACCACCTTCCTGACGATGGTTTACATCGTTTTTGTTAACCCGCAAATTCTTGGCGTTGCTGGCATGGACACCAGCGCCGTCTTCGTCACCACTTGTCTGATTGCTGCATTTGGCAGCATTCTGATGGGACTGTTTGCTAATCTGCCAGTTGCACTGGCACCAGCAATGGGCCTGAACGCATTCTTCGCTTTTGTGGTTGTACAGGCGATGGGCTTGCCGTGGCAGGTCGGGATGGGCGCAATCTTCTGGGGCGCGATTGGTCTATTGTTACTGACAGTTTTCCGCATTCGCTACTGGATGATTGCTAACATTCCGGTAAGTCTGCGTGTGGGCATCACCAGCGGTATCGGCCTGTTCATTGGCATGATGGGGCTGAAAAACGCGGGCGTGATTGTCGCGAATCCCGAAACGCTGGTGAGCATCGGTAACCTGACTTCTCACAGCGTGCTGCTGGGTATCCTCGGCTTCTTCATCATCGCTATTCTGGCCTCGCGCAATATTCACGCGGCGGTGCTGGTTTCTATTGTGGTGACGACGCTGCTGGGCTGGATGCTGGGTGATGTGCACTACAACGGCATCGTGTCTGCGCCACCGAGCGTAATGACAGTAGTGGGTCATGTCGATTTAGCCGGTTCGTTTAACCTCGGTTTGGCAGGGGTGATTTTCTCTTTCATGCTGGTCAACCTGTTTGACTCCTCCGGTACGCTGATTGGCGTGACCGATAAAGCAGGTCTGGCGGATGAGAAAGGTAAATTCCCGCGCATGAAGCAGGCGCTGTATGTCGACAGTATCTCTTCCGTGACCGGTTCGTTTATCGGTACTTCTTCTGTTACGGCGTATATTGAGTCCTCTTCCGGCGTTTCTGTTGGCGGTCGTACCGGTCTGACGGCAGTGGTTGTTGGTCTGCTGTTCCTGCTGGTTATCTTCCTGTCGCCGCTGGCGGGAATGGTGCCGGGATATGCCGCAGCTGGCGCGCTGATTTACGTTGGCGTGTTGATGACCTCAAGTCTTGCTCGCGTGAACTGGCAGGATCTTACCGAATCC
The nucleotide sequence above comes from Escherichia coli. Encoded proteins:
- the yieH gene encoding 6-phosphogluconate phosphatase, coding for MSQIEAVFFDCDGTLVDSEVICSRAYVTMFREFGIHVDLEEIFTRFKGVKLYEIIDIISKEQGVTMVQADAEHVYRAEVTRLFDSELEVITGANELLASVNVPMCVVSNGPVSKMQHSLGKLNMLHYFPEKLFSGYDIQRWKPDPALMFHAAKAMNVNVENCILVDDSSAGAQSGIDAGMEVFYFCADPHNKPIVHPKVTTFTELGQLPALWKARGWDIAR
- the adeP gene encoding adenine permease AdeP, producing MSQQHTTQASGQGMLERVFKLREHGTTARTEVIAGFTTFLTMVYIVFVNPQILGVAGMDTSAVFVTTCLIAAFGSILMGLFANLPVALAPAMGLNAFFAFVVVQAMGLPWQVGMGAIFWGAIGLLLLTVFRIRYWMIANIPVSLRVGITSGIGLFIGMMGLKNAGVIVANPETLVSIGNLTSHSVLLGILGFFIIAILASRNIHAAVLVSIVVTTLLGWMLGDVHYNGIVSAPPSVMTVVGHVDLAGSFNLGLAGVIFSFMLVNLFDSSGTLIGVTDKAGLADEKGKFPRMKQALYVDSISSVTGSFIGTSSVTAYIESSSGVSVGGRTGLTAVVVGLLFLLVIFLSPLAGMVPGYAAAGALIYVGVLMTSSLARVNWQDLTESVPAFITAVMMPFSFSITEGIALGFISYCVMKIGTGRLRDLSPCVIIVALLFILKIVFIDAH
- a CDS encoding type III effector; translated protein: MVAKLRSDVLINTNPFSEVKNEKHKHNGYSDKVTLDINNKKYDVNFKDIENILDGNGALFKKRTLWEFILDLFPGSNIKQVKAFIYEFVTKNDNKAEMFKNIKSLAKTEEQWRFSTTTDFTTNENNEVVVCRSFNLYTGETVNEADKHQVFSERFTLDNYLDDLHFDNSPMKRLKFSDNAVKLTTLIKNKIPIFDTTINLTSLPKDVLNSLKYCSFKNVTFSGNIETPTLEGPVFENCYFEDCKFNNIHFYDPNEKTAESGNEKSIIGMFKGCFISKCEIKQYSCETSQVYTVKQPVNIQEKLGAYLFMQSFVQDCTIQGGSCPGSSILLSHFYNCDITGLEAPGMKFLANSFNKSNNNYIRGRDHGIVFNNCTLNHIKINSGLGEAGSGKYMFNPVEYFSDRIERRSRTLKLDDNFIKCADNINKGINSSYSNENTENNNIFFKNSRLHGADLGYCYREDRLEGCAIDSATIYSQGSLTDKKYIYMNIDGAISKEQIPNFINQADALYKDIGELEKSLPNTRLIYEKAFAELQSFLAALYNENGSFKEEFSFDIEKANFFIFKDMHGRAQHIINNMMGRDRINFVESVIKEKTSQSNAQEDLKYSEEFIRKERQESHNQFDRNLNFKFKDLVHLFDDVDIDKIELKKQLEKIKSFKELYDSALNNFAFDFQNLADIFKINKESLTKYYQEVKESNEGYEDILQKINELTKEHNKIVKEKAQLVSENKDNLTRNDIQRKLNNFKIDIDKIDDEIRTYQDIVQNYSREKKYKKYKKLSEIILNIITWFDKYPDIVKNITQA